One segment of Burkholderiaceae bacterium DAT-1 DNA contains the following:
- the alkA gene encoding DNA-3-methyladenine glycosylase 2, with product MACMMLDDDNCYAALISRDARFDGRFFTGVTSTGIYCRSVCSARKPKRENCTFFPHAAAAEQAGFRPCLICRPELAPGQSLLESSSRLAWAAAQRIEAGALDMLGVEGLAARLGITDRHLRRIFAEAFGVTPIAYAQTQRLLIAKRLLMDTQLSVTRIAEASGFASLRRFNDAFSEHYQLPPSALRKTRSTPAGEGICLSLSFRPPFDWAHLLGFLASRCIKGVEIVADGCYRRSVRLMRGGQVFTGWLSVCMNNKGNALSVTLSDSLLPVLPDVLARLRRLFDLAADPDAIAAVLGPLASDAPGVRLPGAFDGFEMTMRAILGQQVTVKAAHTLAGRFVQAFGEPIVTPFADIYTVFPSPERVAGLDTALIGELGIVRQRGQAMIELAKRVASDELDLEPAADVDKTLTQLEAIPGIGRWTSHYIAMRALAWPDAWPSGDVALIKALGATSAKSADVMVEQWRPWRAYAVIHLWRSLAKLPATNSMPQSNSDQHQSTTRDAS from the coding sequence ATGGCGTGCATGATGCTCGATGACGACAACTGCTACGCAGCCCTGATCTCCCGCGATGCCCGCTTTGATGGCCGGTTCTTTACCGGCGTGACCTCGACGGGAATTTACTGCCGCTCCGTGTGTAGTGCCCGCAAACCCAAGCGCGAAAACTGCACCTTCTTTCCGCACGCAGCGGCAGCCGAACAGGCCGGATTTCGTCCTTGCCTGATTTGCCGGCCGGAGCTTGCGCCGGGGCAATCGTTGCTGGAATCATCTTCACGCCTAGCGTGGGCGGCAGCACAACGCATCGAGGCGGGTGCATTGGATATGCTGGGTGTAGAAGGGCTAGCGGCCCGTCTCGGCATCACGGATCGCCATCTTCGGCGGATTTTTGCCGAGGCCTTTGGCGTGACGCCGATTGCCTATGCGCAAACACAGCGTCTGCTGATAGCCAAACGCCTGCTAATGGATACGCAGCTATCCGTCACCCGGATTGCCGAGGCATCAGGCTTTGCCAGTCTGCGTCGCTTCAATGATGCATTTTCAGAACACTATCAGCTGCCTCCGTCTGCGCTGCGCAAAACCCGTTCGACGCCAGCGGGTGAGGGGATCTGCCTGAGTCTGAGCTTCCGGCCACCGTTCGATTGGGCGCATCTGCTGGGATTCCTCGCCAGTCGCTGTATCAAGGGCGTAGAGATCGTTGCAGATGGATGCTATCGGCGCAGTGTGCGGTTGATGCGTGGCGGGCAGGTATTCACCGGCTGGCTGTCGGTGTGCATGAATAACAAAGGCAACGCACTATCGGTAACCTTGTCCGACAGTCTGCTCCCCGTATTGCCCGACGTGCTTGCCCGCTTGCGCCGCTTGTTTGATCTGGCAGCAGATCCTGATGCGATTGCCGCTGTGCTCGGACCGCTGGCGTCGGATGCGCCGGGTGTACGCCTGCCCGGGGCCTTTGATGGCTTCGAGATGACCATGCGGGCGATTTTGGGCCAGCAAGTAACCGTGAAAGCCGCGCATACGCTAGCCGGGCGCTTTGTGCAGGCATTTGGCGAGCCAATTGTGACGCCGTTTGCTGATATTTATACAGTGTTTCCATCGCCGGAGCGAGTGGCCGGGCTGGATACCGCCTTGATCGGTGAGCTGGGTATTGTGCGCCAGCGCGGACAGGCGATGATCGAACTGGCGAAGCGGGTCGCGAGTGATGAGCTTGATCTGGAGCCCGCCGCCGATGTAGACAAAACGCTCACTCAGCTGGAAGCGATTCCCGGCATAGGAAGATGGACGTCACACTATATTGCGATGCGGGCGCTGGCTTGGCCGGACGCCTGGCCGAGTGGCGATGTGGCGCTCATTAAAGCGCTAGGTGCGACCAGCGCGAAATCCGCAGATGTCATGGTCGAACAATGGCGGCCATGGCGGGCATATGCGGTTATCCACTTGTGGCGTTCGCTGGCCAAACTCCCCGCGACAAACTCAATGCCGCAAAGCAATTCCGATCAACATCAGTCAACTACGCGGGATGCATCATGA
- a CDS encoding prephenate dehydrogenase/arogenate dehydrogenase family protein yields the protein MQAGDGFTLVVIGVGLIGGSFALDLRRAGRVSKVIGVGRSPENLQRAIQLKVIDEADTLESAVSRADLVLIATPVGQMEAIMRRINACLPPHALVTDAGSTKVDVCALYHRCLPDHLDRCVPGHPIAGSDLSGAAAARFALFEQRKVVLTPLQETASGSVERIRSLWQSTGAQVVEMSAREHDDVFATVSHLPHLLAFAYMNHVLNRPHADRCLQLAASGFRDFTRIAGSHPEMWRDIAMGNREALLDELQLFRDELDLVIRQLGGQDGQAMRDGFARASEVRAKWRL from the coding sequence ATGCAGGCAGGGGATGGTTTTACACTGGTGGTGATTGGCGTGGGGCTGATCGGAGGCTCGTTTGCGCTGGATCTACGCCGGGCAGGGCGGGTGAGCAAAGTGATCGGGGTAGGCCGTTCCCCGGAAAACCTGCAGCGTGCGATTCAGCTCAAAGTGATTGATGAGGCCGATACACTGGAATCGGCCGTGTCTCGCGCCGATCTGGTGCTGATTGCCACGCCGGTGGGGCAGATGGAAGCAATCATGCGCCGGATCAATGCCTGTCTGCCGCCGCATGCGCTGGTAACTGATGCGGGCAGTACGAAGGTGGATGTATGTGCGCTGTACCATCGGTGCTTACCGGATCATCTGGATCGCTGTGTGCCGGGGCATCCCATTGCCGGATCGGACTTGTCTGGTGCAGCGGCGGCGCGGTTTGCGCTTTTCGAGCAGCGCAAAGTAGTGCTGACGCCATTGCAAGAGACCGCCTCGGGCAGCGTCGAGCGTATCCGTTCGCTCTGGCAGTCTACCGGTGCGCAAGTTGTAGAGATGAGCGCACGCGAGCACGATGATGTATTCGCGACGGTGTCACATTTGCCGCATCTGCTGGCGTTTGCATACATGAACCACGTTCTGAACCGGCCTCATGCCGATCGCTGTCTGCAACTGGCTGCTTCAGGTTTTCGCGATTTCACGCGGATTGCGGGGAGCCATCCGGAAATGTGGCGGGATATCGCGATGGGGAATCGAGAGGCATTGCTGGATGAATTACAATTGTTCAGGGATGAGCTGGATCTGGTGATCCGGCAGCTTGGCGGGCAGGACGGACAGGCTATGCGCGACGGCTTCGCCCGAGCGTCAGAAGTACGGGCGAAGTGGCGGTTGTAA
- a CDS encoding DUF2807 domain-containing protein → MKQVLFLGASVAMLTACSVKVESDPKTGDFERVRISVDGGVQKSGKHLSETREVAMFDKLNATGSVDCEVIVGDTKDGKPQLIIEGDENQVKRIKTDVSDGTLNVSLNGQNMLVIGAHYQSDDTVVKIVVPKLLAASHTGSGSLKVEGLKGDDFDYQGTGSGDAKLVGKVGKLSVRMNGSGDLDGEAVSPQATTVEIMGSGDARFGHMSADSLSVSIHGSGSVTADGSSKQVSAKVMGSGSAEMRELRAESADLEVWGSGDVSLRVIDKLVASTHGSGNITVVGKPSKSQTDGKNIEFESE, encoded by the coding sequence ATGAAACAAGTTCTATTCCTTGGCGCAAGTGTTGCCATGCTCACAGCATGTAGTGTCAAAGTTGAGTCCGATCCCAAAACGGGTGACTTTGAACGGGTGCGCATCAGCGTAGATGGCGGCGTACAGAAATCTGGCAAGCATCTAAGCGAAACCCGCGAAGTCGCGATGTTTGACAAGCTAAACGCAACCGGTTCTGTGGACTGTGAGGTCATCGTTGGTGACACCAAAGACGGCAAGCCACAACTCATTATCGAGGGCGATGAGAATCAGGTTAAGCGCATTAAAACAGACGTCAGTGACGGCACGCTGAATGTATCCCTGAATGGTCAGAATATGCTGGTCATCGGGGCGCATTATCAATCGGACGATACGGTTGTGAAGATCGTTGTGCCTAAACTCCTGGCAGCTTCGCATACGGGATCTGGGAGCCTCAAGGTCGAAGGACTGAAGGGGGATGACTTTGATTACCAAGGTACAGGCTCCGGCGATGCCAAATTGGTCGGCAAGGTTGGCAAACTGTCGGTGCGTATGAATGGATCGGGTGATCTCGATGGCGAAGCCGTGTCACCACAGGCGACAACGGTTGAAATCATGGGTTCTGGCGACGCCCGGTTTGGCCATATGAGTGCAGATAGTCTGTCCGTGTCAATTCACGGATCAGGCAGTGTGACTGCGGATGGATCATCCAAGCAGGTTAGTGCCAAGGTAATGGGTTCCGGTAGCGCGGAAATGCGTGAATTACGTGCAGAGAGTGCTGATCTGGAAGTGTGGGGGTCGGGCGATGTCAGTTTGCGCGTCATCGACAAGCTCGTTGCCAGTACGCACGGTTCCGGCAATATTACTGTGGTCGGCAAGCCATCCAAGTCGCAAACCGATGGCAAGAATATCGAATTCGAAAGCGAATAA
- a CDS encoding Lrp/AsnC family transcriptional regulator has protein sequence MHTPRDLDLLDRRILRALQKNARLTNAELAEQVSLSSTACWNRVKRLEADGFIEGYVALLDQRKLGVADTVILEITLERHDDDALMRFGEQLCALPEVLELWITSGEYDYVAKIAVDGTAGYERFLREKLYRIGGIRHSRSMFALRCLKRATSVEVI, from the coding sequence ATGCACACACCACGCGACCTCGATTTGCTGGACCGGCGCATTCTGCGCGCCCTGCAGAAAAACGCTCGACTGACCAATGCCGAACTGGCAGAACAGGTCAGCCTATCGAGTACTGCGTGCTGGAATCGAGTGAAACGTCTGGAAGCGGATGGTTTTATCGAAGGCTATGTGGCGCTACTGGATCAGCGCAAACTGGGAGTGGCCGATACGGTGATTCTGGAAATCACGCTGGAGCGCCACGATGATGACGCCCTGATGCGCTTCGGAGAACAGCTCTGCGCGCTGCCGGAGGTACTGGAGCTATGGATTACCTCGGGCGAGTATGATTATGTGGCCAAAATCGCCGTGGATGGCACAGCGGGCTACGAGCGCTTCCTGCGCGAAAAGCTCTATCGCATCGGCGGTATCCGCCACAGTCGTTCAATGTTTGCCTTGCGTTGCCTGAAACGGGCGACCTCCGTCGAGGTGATTTAA
- a CDS encoding phosphoadenylyl-sulfate reductase: MSLEQKLADTVALLHTIADSFQPAVFANSFGAEDMVLTHLIHQHALAIEIFSLDTGRLPAETYDLAGRVQDAYPARPITFFYPNTTGVEQFVNTHGINAFYDSVELRKACCDVRKIEPLKRALAGKKAWLTGLRRQQSPTRTDLGNREWDAGNGLEKFNPLIEWTEKEVWEYIRANSIPYNALHDRHYPSIGCAPCTRAISVGEDIRAGRWWWENPETKECGLHIKK, translated from the coding sequence ATGAGCCTCGAACAAAAACTTGCAGATACCGTTGCACTCTTGCACACCATTGCTGATTCGTTCCAGCCCGCTGTATTCGCGAATTCGTTTGGTGCAGAAGATATGGTGCTCACCCACCTCATCCACCAGCATGCCCTAGCCATCGAAATTTTCAGCCTGGATACCGGGCGCTTGCCCGCCGAGACCTACGATCTGGCAGGCAGAGTGCAGGATGCCTATCCTGCGCGACCTATCACCTTCTTCTACCCCAATACCACCGGCGTAGAGCAATTCGTGAATACACACGGCATCAATGCATTCTATGACTCGGTCGAACTACGCAAGGCATGCTGCGATGTGCGCAAGATCGAGCCACTTAAACGGGCGCTTGCGGGGAAGAAAGCATGGCTCACGGGTCTGCGCCGTCAACAATCTCCCACTCGTACCGATCTTGGCAATCGCGAGTGGGATGCGGGCAACGGTCTGGAGAAATTCAACCCGCTGATCGAATGGACTGAAAAGGAAGTCTGGGAATATATCCGCGCCAACAGCATCCCCTACAATGCGCTGCACGACCGTCACTACCCCAGCATCGGCTGCGCACCCTGCACGCGCGCTATCTCGGTTGGTGAAGATATCCGTGCTGGCCGCTGGTGGTGGGAAAACCCCGAAACCAAAGAGTGCGGACTGCACATCAAAAAATAA
- a CDS encoding TIGR00730 family Rossman fold protein, producing MSFAPGFDSVCVFCASSLGQDARFQEAAAATGTALARRGIELVWGGGRAGLMGVVADAALAADGDIFGVIPEFMAERELAHPEATEMVVVESMHARKAVMAERADAFIALPGGFGTFDELFEIITWSQLRLHAKPIGILNVAGYYDHLIAMMDQSVSAGFVQAASRDSIVVAESIDALLDALAAWKTAHQA from the coding sequence ATGAGTTTCGCCCCCGGATTTGACTCCGTCTGTGTATTTTGCGCATCCTCCCTTGGTCAGGACGCCCGCTTTCAAGAGGCCGCAGCAGCGACAGGTACCGCACTGGCCCGCCGCGGGATTGAACTGGTCTGGGGAGGTGGTCGCGCCGGATTGATGGGCGTGGTGGCGGATGCCGCACTTGCAGCCGATGGCGATATTTTCGGCGTGATTCCGGAATTCATGGCCGAGCGCGAACTGGCGCACCCGGAAGCCACCGAGATGGTGGTGGTGGAATCCATGCATGCGCGCAAAGCCGTGATGGCGGAACGGGCTGATGCTTTTATTGCCTTGCCGGGCGGGTTTGGCACCTTTGACGAACTCTTCGAAATCATTACCTGGTCGCAATTGCGCCTGCATGCCAAGCCAATCGGTATTCTGAATGTGGCGGGCTATTACGATCATCTGATCGCCATGATGGATCAGTCCGTGAGCGCAGGCTTTGTACAGGCCGCCAGCCGCGATAGCATTGTGGTGGCTGAATCCATTGATGCCTTGCTGGATGCGCTGGCTGCATGGAAAACCGCACATCAGGCATAA
- a CDS encoding LysE family translocator — protein MSFENYFAFLVAASLLIFSPGPVNVLAMSEALSSGWKRAMSCVWGAAAAMILQLIVTGVGLSSLLALLGGGLDVLRWIGAAYLIYLGYQQYKARGLVLDQPVQKVRRRTLWWKGFAISGMNPKTLLFFPSFFPQFLNANAAWSIHVQFTVLAATFTALFVIGVGATAMFSHQFRSHLADVKKARGVNRVLGGMLVMMGVMLAASK, from the coding sequence ATGTCGTTTGAAAATTATTTTGCCTTTCTTGTGGCGGCATCTTTGTTAATTTTCTCTCCCGGTCCGGTTAACGTACTGGCCATGTCCGAGGCGCTTAGTTCGGGTTGGAAGCGCGCCATGTCCTGTGTGTGGGGTGCGGCCGCGGCCATGATTCTGCAACTGATCGTGACCGGTGTCGGACTCAGTTCACTGCTGGCCTTGCTGGGCGGCGGTCTGGATGTGCTGCGCTGGATTGGTGCGGCCTACCTGATTTATCTCGGCTATCAGCAGTACAAGGCGCGTGGACTGGTGCTGGATCAACCTGTGCAGAAAGTACGCCGCCGTACCCTGTGGTGGAAGGGCTTTGCTATTTCCGGGATGAATCCGAAAACCCTGCTGTTTTTCCCCTCATTTTTCCCGCAATTCCTCAATGCAAATGCGGCCTGGAGTATTCATGTTCAGTTCACCGTGCTTGCCGCTACATTTACTGCGCTATTTGTGATTGGCGTGGGAGCGACAGCGATGTTCTCGCATCAGTTCCGCTCGCATCTCGCTGACGTCAAAAAGGCGCGAGGCGTGAACCGTGTGCTGGGTGGCATGCTGGTGATGATGGGTGTCATGCTCGCCGCATCAAAGTAA
- the cysB gene encoding HTH-type transcriptional regulator CysB, whose protein sequence is MKLQQLRYLVEVAKQGLNVSEAAEALHTSQPGISKQIRLLEDELGVQVFVRNGKRVVDVTAPGKEILTISERILREAKNLKRVAEEFVNEEEGSLTIATTHTQARYALPKTIKAFLERYPKVRLSIKQGSPMQICEMVVAGEADIAIATEGIDQYEQLAQLDCYQWNRSIIVQDHHPLLDLRRAVTLADVAEWPIITYDFAFAGRSRINQAFETAGLQPNVVLTAIDTDVIKTYVNLGLGVGIIASMAFDRYRDEGLFAIDASHLFAPSTTRIGVRRDAYLRGYTYDFIQGFAPHLSRESVERAMGRIED, encoded by the coding sequence ATGAAGCTTCAGCAATTGCGTTATCTCGTCGAAGTCGCCAAGCAGGGATTGAATGTCTCGGAAGCCGCCGAGGCTTTACATACCTCCCAGCCGGGCATTTCCAAGCAGATTCGCTTGCTTGAAGATGAGCTGGGTGTGCAAGTGTTTGTTCGTAACGGTAAGCGCGTGGTGGATGTGACTGCACCCGGCAAGGAAATTCTGACGATTTCCGAGCGCATTCTGCGTGAAGCCAAGAATCTCAAGCGTGTGGCAGAAGAGTTTGTTAACGAGGAAGAGGGTAGCCTCACCATTGCCACCACGCATACTCAGGCGCGCTACGCCCTTCCTAAAACCATCAAAGCCTTTTTGGAGCGCTATCCCAAGGTTCGCTTGTCCATCAAGCAAGGGAGCCCCATGCAGATTTGTGAGATGGTGGTAGCAGGCGAAGCGGATATCGCGATCGCCACCGAGGGGATTGATCAGTACGAGCAACTGGCTCAACTCGATTGCTATCAATGGAATCGCAGTATTATCGTCCAGGATCATCATCCGCTACTGGATTTGCGGCGTGCAGTGACACTTGCGGATGTAGCAGAGTGGCCAATCATCACCTATGACTTTGCATTTGCGGGGCGTTCGCGAATCAATCAGGCATTCGAGACCGCCGGTCTTCAGCCCAACGTCGTACTCACGGCCATTGATACCGATGTGATTAAAACGTATGTCAATCTGGGTCTGGGTGTAGGGATTATTGCTAGTATGGCATTCGACCGGTATCGCGACGAAGGTTTGTTTGCGATTGATGCCAGCCATTTGTTCGCCCCGTCAACGACACGTATCGGTGTGCGCCGTGACGCCTATCTGCGCGGTTATACCTATGATTTCATCCAGGGATTCGCTCCGCACTTATCCCGTGAATCTGTCGAGCGCGCCATGGGGCGCATTGAAGACTGA
- the pheA gene encoding prephenate dehydratase, which yields MSDEQLKSHRDAIDSLDQQILELLNQRATHARSIGELKGTGVIYRPEREAQVLTRLKALNRGPLPDESIAKLFREVMSACLSIERPLMIAYLGPEGTFSQSAAVKHFGHAANTQACVSIDEAFRVVEARSADYVVAPVENSTEGAVGRTLDLMVNTPLKVCGEVVLRIHHHLLRQSPTLEGIRRVYSHAQSLAQCHEWLNKHLPADVERVSVSSNAEAARLASLDPNCAAIAGDAAAERFHLAKLADSIEDEPNNTTRFLVLGYHDTTASGQDKTSLVMSAQNKPGAVHSLVSPLAEHGVSMTKFESRPSRTGLWEYVFFVDIEGHHEDPKTQRALEALREQAAFVKVLGSYPVAVI from the coding sequence ATGTCGGACGAGCAGTTGAAGTCGCATCGCGATGCCATCGATTCACTCGATCAACAGATTCTTGAGCTGTTGAACCAGCGCGCCACCCATGCGCGATCCATTGGTGAGTTGAAGGGCACCGGCGTCATCTATCGACCCGAGCGTGAAGCGCAGGTACTCACCCGGCTCAAAGCCCTGAATCGCGGCCCGCTGCCCGACGAATCCATTGCCAAGCTGTTCCGCGAGGTCATGAGCGCCTGCCTTTCTATCGAACGCCCGCTGATGATCGCGTACCTCGGACCGGAGGGTACCTTCAGTCAAAGTGCCGCCGTCAAACACTTCGGGCATGCTGCCAATACACAAGCCTGTGTCAGCATCGACGAAGCCTTCCGAGTGGTGGAAGCCCGCAGCGCCGATTATGTTGTGGCGCCGGTAGAAAATTCCACTGAGGGTGCAGTTGGCCGCACGCTGGACCTGATGGTGAATACGCCCCTCAAGGTCTGCGGCGAAGTCGTGCTGCGCATTCATCACCATCTACTGCGCCAGTCGCCCACACTGGAAGGCATTCGCCGCGTGTATTCGCATGCGCAATCGCTGGCACAGTGTCACGAATGGCTGAACAAGCATCTGCCTGCTGATGTTGAGCGCGTGTCCGTGTCGTCCAATGCCGAAGCGGCTCGTCTGGCCAGTCTCGACCCGAATTGCGCCGCCATTGCAGGTGATGCCGCTGCCGAGCGCTTCCATCTGGCCAAACTCGCCGATAGCATCGAAGACGAACCAAACAACACGACGCGCTTTCTGGTGCTCGGTTATCACGATACAACGGCATCCGGGCAAGACAAAACCAGCCTGGTCATGTCGGCGCAGAATAAGCCGGGCGCCGTACATTCGCTGGTGTCGCCACTAGCCGAGCATGGCGTGTCCATGACCAAGTTCGAGTCGCGCCCATCGCGCACCGGCCTGTGGGAATATGTGTTCTTTGTGGATATTGAAGGTCATCACGAAGACCCCAAAACTCAGCGCGCACTTGAAGCATTGCGTGAGCAGGCGGCATTTGTGAAGGTGCTGGGTTCCTATCCAGTTGCAGTGATCTAA
- a CDS encoding HD domain-containing protein, with the protein MHPDSSETLLSTGDRSANSLTERLSAIHGVIRARYPDVDRVALAIYDKATDLLKTFVSSNHDHHALIGYQARLSDVPSLAQLAKARQNRLISNIGDRFDSPTEHTDWLKKQSYHSSFTVPIYNGEDLAAFLFFDSKTPDAFDVAAAEFLTVFADLIAHLYLSEVRAVRNLISTVHIAAGLARIRDMETGEHLERIASYARLMGQKLASSHQLSDEFIEYLHLFSSLHDIGKVGIPDSILLKPGKLTESEYAIMKQHVTIGETMIDQIVADMGLNEDLASRIMRNIVAGHHERGDGSGYPRGLFMANIPIEARIVAVADVYDALSNERPYKPAWEEARVVALLRDEAAGGRLDPDCVDALLNAKEEREAIRKRFSEAAHQYTPPEKHATRSAA; encoded by the coding sequence ATGCATCCAGATTCCAGTGAAACCTTGCTTTCCACCGGCGACCGATCCGCCAATAGCCTGACTGAACGCCTATCTGCCATTCACGGCGTGATTCGCGCGCGCTACCCGGATGTCGATCGCGTTGCACTCGCTATCTACGATAAAGCGACCGATCTGCTCAAGACATTTGTGAGCAGCAATCACGATCATCATGCGCTCATAGGGTATCAGGCCCGATTGTCAGATGTTCCCTCTCTCGCCCAGTTAGCAAAAGCGAGGCAAAATCGACTGATTAGCAATATCGGTGATCGCTTTGATTCGCCAACCGAACATACTGACTGGCTTAAAAAGCAGTCCTATCATTCGAGCTTCACTGTACCGATCTACAATGGTGAAGATCTGGCCGCCTTTCTGTTCTTTGATTCCAAAACACCCGATGCATTCGACGTCGCCGCAGCTGAATTTCTGACCGTTTTTGCTGACCTGATCGCACACTTATACCTGAGTGAAGTACGCGCAGTCCGCAATCTGATCAGCACAGTGCACATTGCAGCCGGACTGGCGCGCATACGTGACATGGAGACAGGTGAGCATCTGGAACGTATTGCTTCCTATGCGCGTCTGATGGGACAGAAGCTTGCATCTTCACACCAGCTTTCTGACGAATTTATTGAATATCTGCACCTGTTTTCGTCCTTGCACGATATTGGCAAGGTTGGTATTCCGGACAGCATTCTGCTGAAGCCCGGCAAGCTGACCGAAAGCGAATACGCGATCATGAAGCAGCATGTCACCATCGGCGAAACGATGATTGATCAGATCGTGGCAGATATGGGACTAAACGAAGATCTCGCATCCCGCATCATGCGCAATATCGTGGCAGGTCATCATGAGCGCGGAGATGGATCGGGTTATCCTCGCGGCTTGTTTATGGCCAACATTCCCATTGAGGCACGGATTGTGGCTGTGGCGGATGTGTATGATGCATTATCGAACGAACGCCCCTACAAACCCGCCTGGGAAGAAGCGCGCGTCGTCGCTCTATTGCGTGACGAAGCGGCAGGCGGCAGACTTGATCCGGACTGTGTAGACGCACTTCTGAATGCCAAGGAAGAAAGAGAAGCCATTCGCAAGCGATTCAGTGAAGCGGCGCATCAGTACACACCACCAGAGAAACATGCCACCCGCTCTGCAGCCTGA
- a CDS encoding methylated-DNA--[protein]-cysteine S-methyltransferase: MNQPSSHIAYTNWASPLGNLVIARNADGLAGVWFDGQAHFSGIETSWLQAEDDPLLLNTITQLSEWFGGTRRAFELPLAPAGTAFQQSVWREIARVGFGETRSYGEVANALGKAGASRAVGAATGRNPLTIIVPCHRLMGASGALTGYAGGLARKQFLLAFESGRDTRPFALES; encoded by the coding sequence ATGAACCAGCCTTCATCTCATATTGCCTATACCAACTGGGCCTCCCCCTTGGGCAATTTGGTCATTGCGCGCAATGCCGATGGACTTGCCGGCGTGTGGTTCGATGGGCAGGCGCATTTTTCGGGGATTGAAACAAGCTGGCTGCAGGCAGAGGACGATCCACTGCTGCTCAACACCATCACCCAATTGTCCGAATGGTTTGGTGGAACGCGCCGCGCATTTGAATTGCCACTCGCACCCGCTGGCACCGCATTCCAGCAATCGGTCTGGCGCGAAATTGCGCGGGTTGGCTTCGGAGAGACACGATCCTATGGTGAAGTGGCCAATGCGCTCGGAAAGGCAGGCGCATCGCGTGCAGTAGGTGCGGCGACGGGGCGTAATCCACTGACGATTATTGTGCCCTGCCACCGCCTCATGGGGGCGAGCGGGGCGCTCACGGGCTATGCGGGTGGCTTGGCACGGAAGCAGTTTCTGCTCGCATTTGAGTCGGGTCGGGACACCCGCCCGTTTGCGCTTGAATCGTAA
- the aroF gene encoding 3-deoxy-7-phosphoheptulonate synthase: protein MIIVMSPGASDEQLDAVVRRIRDAGLAEHVSRGTERTIVGAIGDERALSEQVFEQMEGVEKALHIVKPYKLVAREGHPSGSVIDIRGVKLGGKEIQVIAGPCSVETQAQMDQSAAGVHAAGCKMMRGGAFKPRTSPYAFQGLGETGLEYFQQSAKEYKLPIVTELMDVRMLDTFLKHDVDVIQIGARNMQNFDLLKEVGKVNKPVILKRGLSATISEWLMAAEYIAAGGNHNIILCERGIRTFETAYRNVLDITAIPVLKRETHLPVIVDPSHAGGKAWMVADLARAAIAAGADGLLVEMHPNPCEAWCDADQALTPEALKSLMVSLKAIAQAVGRDL from the coding sequence ATGATTATTGTGATGTCACCCGGCGCATCGGATGAACAACTGGACGCTGTTGTACGCCGTATCCGTGATGCAGGACTGGCCGAGCATGTCTCGCGTGGCACGGAGCGCACCATTGTCGGCGCGATTGGCGATGAGCGCGCATTGAGCGAACAAGTGTTCGAACAAATGGAAGGCGTGGAAAAAGCCTTGCATATCGTCAAACCGTACAAGCTCGTGGCGCGTGAAGGTCATCCATCTGGCTCGGTCATCGATATTCGCGGCGTGAAGCTGGGTGGCAAGGAGATTCAGGTGATCGCCGGCCCGTGTTCTGTCGAGACGCAGGCGCAGATGGATCAATCTGCCGCCGGGGTACATGCAGCGGGCTGCAAGATGATGCGGGGTGGCGCGTTCAAGCCGCGTACCAGCCCCTACGCCTTTCAGGGTCTCGGCGAGACTGGTCTGGAGTACTTCCAGCAGTCGGCCAAGGAATACAAGCTGCCCATCGTGACAGAACTAATGGATGTGCGCATGCTGGATACTTTCCTGAAGCACGATGTCGATGTGATCCAGATAGGCGCGCGCAATATGCAGAATTTCGATCTGCTGAAAGAAGTCGGCAAGGTCAACAAGCCGGTGATTCTGAAGCGCGGCTTGTCGGCCACGATTTCAGAATGGCTGATGGCTGCGGAATACATTGCGGCAGGCGGCAATCACAACATCATCCTGTGCGAACGCGGCATCCGTACCTTTGAAACCGCTTACCGCAATGTGCTGGACATCACCGCCATTCCCGTACTCAAGCGTGAAACGCATTTGCCGGTGATTGTTGATCCGAGTCATGCAGGCGGTAAAGCCTGGATGGTGGCTGATCTGGCGCGCGCTGCCATTGCTGCTGGCGCAGATGGCTTGCTGGTCGAAATGCATCCGAATCCCTGCGAGGCATGGTGCGATGCCGATCAGGCGCTGACCCCCGAAGCGCTGAAATCCCTGATGGTAAGTCTGAAAGCCATCGCACAGGCGGTTGGGCGCGATCTCTGA